A stretch of DNA from Manis pentadactyla isolate mManPen7 chromosome 19, mManPen7.hap1, whole genome shotgun sequence:
CTCCCAGGGGCCTTTCTTGGGCTCAAATGATTAACTCCAAGAGCTGGGTACAGACTCACTGGGTTGTAAGCATTTGCAGGGCAGAGGCCATGTCTCATTCATCTTTGGATCTTGAACAGCTAGCCTGGGTCTGGGGCAcacataggtgctcaataaatatcttgaATTGCCAAACCCATTTTGCTGACGGAAAATTGCAGAGGCCAACATTGTAGCTCCAAGCCTTGCAGCTGCAACAGCCAGAGCTCAGGCTCTAAGCCACGCCATGCTATCTGTACACGCTCCCGCCCGGAGAGCCAGCTCAGTGTCCAAGGTAGCCACAGCCACTCTGGGGCCTCAGAGGTGGGCTTGAGGTTCTGTCTCACCAACCACTCTAGCTACTTTTTCAATCCGGGGGAAGATGAGGCTTCCTGTGGTCACAGATGCCTCTCCTTGCTGTTACTTCTGCTAAGGGCGTATTCCCACTGACCCTTCCTAAGAGTCACTGAGGTTAGcgtgtctttttgttttgctgcaCTTCTGCATGAGGGAGTTCTTTCTGCCCTGCGCTGCTGAGTCCTGGGCTTGGGGGAACATTTCTTTCACTGTGGTTTCAGCAGAGGCACCCCTTCTGAGCCAATTATCTAGAGAAGCCACACTCTAGTAAAGATCTTGGGCAGCAGGAGGAAGTTGTGGGAAGAGTAGGAATCCCCCCTGCAGATGAACCCCACAGTTTTTACCTTTGCAACTGCTCCCAGCCCGTGTGCAGGGTGAGCACCACCAAGCAAGACCCATCCCACTAGCAGGGGTTCCCAGCCCGCCTACAACATGGTCATCGGCTCCCAATTCTTCTCCCAAGAGAGGATCGTGCTGTGTCATCCACTTCTGCATGACTTCCCTATCACGTCCCACAgccctctcatttttcttttatcataaAATCTGCAAATTGGCAGAGAAGCCCTTGGAAATGAAGGCATTTCATTTCCCCCTCAACCAGAAAGTATTTGGGCCACCATGCAACCAGAGCGAATATTCAAGAGAGGGTGCCACCAGGGAAGGCAAATGCCCATCCCTTTACCCCATTTCCTGGCACAGATATTTCCATGACGGTTTCCTTATTGGTTTAAAGTGAAATTTCAGAGCAGACACACTCATTTCTAAAAGTTCCAAAAACACCTGTTAAAATGATTTGTGAATTGGGAACCccttttatgattattttaaaaacacatacaaatatacaACTTTTGTAttatgtaccattttatattccctgtACTTCTTCCTCTATACCCTTCAGAATGTATACACCAAGTTCTTAATTTGAAGATAGCCCTTCTTTAAACTTTTTACAGTTCTCAAAGTCCTTCTGGTAAATACACCTTGTCTCTATAAGAAAGTGGTAAGTTCCTCGGGGGAGGGAGCATcttcagtgatttttattttctataatgcTCTGCACAGGGCTTGCTAAACAGTGGGCATTTAATAAGTTAGTTTAATTGAATTGGCTTTTTATATGAATACTTAAAAACTGACTGCATTATGGGCTGACACTGTAGAGAAACAATTTCCGAGCCTTTGTCTATTACAAAAGCCACTCAAAATCCCCCTCTGGGAGAGGTCTGTAGGGACCCTCGAGGTCAGTCCAGAAGGAACTGTCCTTTCCAAAGTGGGACTTAACTGGGGGTTCCTTCATCTCCACATCCAAGGGATGTGCTGTAAGCCCCCTCCCACTTATGGCAttaagatccacacactgtcgtCTCCGCCTTCCCCGAGACTTAGAGGCTTGGTGGTTCAGAAAATAATGGCAATGGTGGAAAGAAGGATGGCTGGATCCCGGCTGGGTGCGTGGCCCTCCCAACAGCACCCTGCAACATGCACACATCCAAGCAGAGGGAAGCATCATTCATAAGAAAGACGGTATCTTACCTGTCCGAGAAAGGAGCTCGGAAAGCAGGTGGGAAACAAACGAGAGAGACATTTTATGTAGTGACCCATCACTTTGGGAGTGTCACCTCCTGCCTGGGCCTCCAGTAACAACCTACCACGAGAATATAGCGTGCAAGACAGAGGCCCTGACACCAGGAGTGTGACAAACCCTGGATGGCCAGGCTCCCACAAACTTTTCAGTAACTAAACCAACACAGAGTTGTGTTTAAAACACTCTACAAATAACCACTTTAATGCAACCGCCCATATTTCTGCCAACATTTGGAGCCCCCTTTCCATGAAGTATACCCGAAGTTCTTGGCTGGCAGTGGGAAGAATGCCAAAGGGCCAAGGTAGGATGCACCTCAGTTTTCTGGATCCTGGATGCATCGCTCATTTCCATGCTGTCTCACTTACGTAAATCACTAGATTTTAGGGGGGGAAGATTTTCTTCCACTCCAACTGTCTAAACTAACAAAAGGGGGAAACCAGGCGGCAGAGAGGTTTGCCTAATAACATACAGGGAGCTGATGGCAGAGCAGGGATTAGAACCCCCACGCTGCCTCCCAGACCCAAGGCCTTTCTCTACCCCACGATGGCCAGACCAAACTGCTGATACCCTCAAAGTCACCGACATATAtgacatcaatttacattccaactCATTCTACCGTCCCAAAGCAGGCTAGGAGGAAAGCACACGAGGAAATCACATTCTTCACACTGTTCTGCAAATGTTTAAGTGCTGTGAATAAATACAGACACCAAGACAATTCCAGCTCTCAAATGCAGAAGCTTGCCCACATCGCTTCGCACACTTGCAAGATGAGCCCACTGCTACTCAGGGGGACAGACCTTTCCCACAGCATAAACACACCCACGATAGTGCAGATCTAACTCACTGTACGCATTTAGTTGACACCTGTGGGATTGTAGAGAATGGACACCTTCATCTTATTTTCAATGTGGCATGATCATCCTATATTCTTATTCCACATCCCTTTGTGCACTAGGCTGCTGATTTACCAAAGAGGGGCAAAGAGAAGAGGCACCCTTGCCACTCAAGTTCATAGTCTTCCCAGAAAAGTGCTTATAGTGCGCAAAATGGTGTTAAGCAAGCCACCATTTGTGTTTTAGTCAGCTgctaaaaaaaaacagacaatacaAACCATTTAAAACAGTATCTGGCCCCTATTCTTAGGAGTCCACATTGAAGTATTTGGCATGAAGGGGCATTATATTTGTAACTTACCTTCAAatagctcagaaaaaaaaatacgcacacacacacagagacggAGGGAGGCAACTGATAAAGGTAAAATTAACAACAGGGAAATCTGGATGCAAGGAATATGCATGTCCTCTGTACTAatcttatttttgtaaatttttgtaagtttgaaattgatttccaaagaaaatactgcaaaccaaagaacagaaagtgaaataaccaaaacaTTTGGTGGCAGAGGTAAGGCAGACAATGGCCAAGCAAAGCATGGTGGGTATTCAGAGAGGGCGGAGGTTTCCAGAACTGGGGGGCTGACAGCAATGACACAAAAAAGTGACTCTAAGGAACTAAGCAAGGCAGACAGATCCCATCACTGCCACGTACCTCTAATAGCCTTCATTCTTTAGGGGTGTTCACAAAGCAGGCCACTGAGGAACCGCAAGTACAAAATAATAATCTTTAAAGACCGAGATGGATTCTATCCATCTTTGAAAGGGATGACCCAGCTGGTGAGTGGAATCATGTGACATTATGCTGTCACCTGCTCAGAATGTTTATTGTCCGGACAACCCAACCAGAGTCTTGGGAGCAGGTGTGTGATCTCCACACACTAGAGCAGAAATATGGAGAAGTTCTCTCTCCTCAGCATTTCTGAACCTCGAATCTCTTCCTCGGTCCTGAGCACTTTCCCTAACATTACGTCTTCGCGTGCCACCAGCTTGCCAGGTAAATTTGGGGGCCATGAGGGCCAcaaaaatgtcttcttttttttgaagtttcaGTTGAGTACTCTACCAGATCATGTTAGAGGAGCACGATTTAGTGAGAAAGTCAAATTATACAtggggagaaaataatttttcaaaattctgcTTTCTTGGTAAGTACTTCCTGCTGCTTATTCATTTCTGGCAAGGGAAGAATGAGGGAGACATTGGCTGTCAAGTTTTTCCTCTAGAATCCACATGACATCTCAAGGTGTCAGTCTGTCTATGTGGAGTATGTGCTGGTGTTAGCCGTTTTGTCCGACAAGCTGGAGAAGATCTAGACTTCTCAATCCAACAGCAGGAACCTGAGAGGCAGAGTAACTGATGGGTGCACATGGACAGTTGGGTGCTCTGACGACTTCCCATTCCAAGTATGGCCTGTGGGCCTGAATATCAGCATTACCTGGGAGCCTGTCGGAAATGCAGAGCGTCAGGCTGATCCCAGAGCCACTGAGTCAAAATCTGCCTAACTAGATCTCCAGGTGATTCCTGTGCACATTAAAGTTTAAGCAATAGCGCTCTCCAGGTTATTCTGAACATCCATGTGCCTATACACAGGACATTTTTATATGTCTGTTTCCCAAACTGAGAGCAGCTACTGCTCTGGGATTGAGGTAAGTTGGCTTTTTATCCAGCATTAGCAGCCATGCAGGGGGTGGCAGGCAACTAGGTGGGAGATGTCGCCATTGGAGAAATCAGCCTCTGGGCCTCGAAGGAACCATGTGAGATGGCCACGCAGCCTGTGAGCAGACTCCCTTCCCCGGGCtctgcagacagacagacagacactgaGCTGCAGAAGGTTGGGGGCCAGGCAGAACATGAACACGAACACACACGAGCACAcgtgcgtgcgcacacacacacacagtgagctGTGGGAGGTCGAGAGAGAGGCAGGCCAGGCAGAAAGCTGTTTTCTTTCCGGTACGCAACTCTTAAACTGTCTTTTGGAGAGGCGTGCTCTCAGGTGTCCATGAAGTGCCCCTTCCTGAATTTCCCAGGATGCCAGCCAGATAGGTCCGCCTGTCTGGGTGCTCAGGAAAGGTCACTGTTTTTGCTTTGGCCTCGCAATGTCTTAAAATTCCAAGGCTGAGCCCCTAGGTATGTCTTGGGGGGTCCCGAGAAGAGGACTCCCAAGCTTGCTCAGCTCACCAGAGCGGTTCTTCTGTAACCCAGACACCACAAAGACTGTGTTTCTGGTGGAGGCGTCCAGCCCAGCTCAGGCCCTGCCACGGCAGTACCACGGCAGGGCAGTCTGGCACGGTGTGCATGACACGGTGCTCTTACCAGATGAGGCTCTGGCCCCGGGTGGACACGTGTGAAAAGCTGGGGAGTTCAGAGGCCACCCCCTGCCTTCCCCAGGATTCTCCTCTCTGGCCCTTCGGAGGCCTGGGGAGGCCTCCTGCTTCTCTTGTCCTGTCTCAAGCTGGTATGAAGAGCATTTTCTGCCTGAGTGGGCTGGGGCAGGAAGATAGTGAGGCTGGAAAAACGGCCACACCAGTGATGGAGGAAAGAGGGACTGTCGGAGGCCAGAGGTCTGGCTGTGCACCGAGCCACCTGTCTACCcttggaggaggcagaggaaaggtGTCCGCAGGGAGGGCAGGCCTGACAGATGCCACGGCTTAGTCACCAAAGGGGAGTGTCTACCCAAACTGCCCCTTGGGCCAGCAGGAGAGCGAGCAGCAGGAGGGCACTCCGCCTTAGACTGCGGCCCCGCCCTGCCCTCTCCGGCTCCCAGGACCGCAGTGCAGGGGGCGGAGGCAACCTGGTGTCACACCTGCCCTCCTGCCGGTCTGCTCCTCCCCACGGCCTCCAGCGCCCCCAGGCTGACACGCAGCCCTGTCCCCTGCAGACGGCGTCCTGGGAGACCCCCAGAACGGGGAGCAGCTGAGGCGGAACTGCGCCATCTACCGGCCCTGGTTCTCCCCGTACAGCTACTTCATCTGCACGGACAAAGGCAGCCACCTGGAGACCTACGGCCTCCCCGAGGGGCAGAGGGACCAGGGCACCGGGCGCAGCCGCCTTCCCGAGGACTTGGCCAGGAGCAGCCCCTCGTCCTCCTCCTCCGCAGAGAACCCCTGCTCCCTAGGGGCCACCGAGAAGTCCAGGCACGGCCGGGGCCCCGGGGACTCCATCACCACCCAGGACATCCTGATGGCCTCCAAGTGGTACCAGGTCCAGCAGAACGGCTACAAGTGCGCAGCCTGCTGCCGCATGTACCCCACCCTGCACTCCCTCAAGAGTCACATCAAGTGGGGTTTCCAGGAGGGCTTCAGCTGCAGGGTGCACTACCGCAAGCTCAAGGCCTACTGGGCCACGGGGAGGGCGCGGCCGGGGGACACGCCCTCTGGGGGCAGCGGCCAGGCCTTCAAGTAGTCCCACCTGCTGGCAGCGGCTGTCTGCTAGTCGGCAGCTCAGATAAATTGGGGATGAAGCCTACTCGTGTCTCCAGAGAGATGTCAATCAACCAAAGTTAGTCGCAGCCTTCTACCAAGTGTGAGGTCACCTGCCGTCCAGCCTCTGGCCCCACCCCACTCCGCTCTGGCTAAGAGCTGCCCAGCAACAccacccccttctccctgcccaccATCCCCTCCACTTCCACAGACAAAACCTGAAGTTTGGGAATATCCTCTAAGATGGTGGTTCTCAAAGTGAGGCACCAGACGAGCTGTGCCAGCTTCCCCTGGGAATGTGTTAGAATCTGCATCAGACCTACTCACTCTGGGGGCTCAGCATCTGTGTGGGAACCAGGCCTCCAGGCGATTCTGATGCAACTTAAGTATGAGAGTCACTGCCCGGAGCCCCGGCCTTCCTGTTGGTCCCCGGGTGATGCGGGAGCTCACACCCGGGGGATGTGACCCGTCCCTGTCCGACCCCACGGCAGGGTCTCagaccaggagaggagggctgaATGCACTTTCCTATTGGCAGAATCTCTGCAGTCTGAAAGCTGCCTGGATGTTAGATCTTCTGAGGGGTGGAATGGGGAAGACGGCCTGCTCCTGTAAGGCAGTAAAGAGGCAAACAGGGCtgggcccaccccaccccaccccaccccaccccaccccacccccaccccacccggaTCCTTCACTCAGAAGGGGCATCTCTTGCTGAAGCAGAACAGAATCATTTTTGACCCAGGGGGCAACTCTACATGGCTGAATTGAGTCATGTCAAATTGGGCAACAAAACAGTTTCCTGTTACAAGTCGTGTGCCACCAAACAGCCCTGACCCTTACATTTCTGAGCAGGCCTCACTGCCAACTCTGACCCAGAAAACTGGGTGAGCACCAGGGATGCAGGACATGGGCTTTGcccatcatgtggtttttgaaaaagaagaggtgGGTGCTTGACGGCCTTATTTATCGCTCATCTGCCCAGTAACTCAGCGGGCCCTCTCACCACAGTGGGCTTTTCCCTTCAGGGACCCTGGACCCTTCCTTGGTCTCTGCCCCCCACTGCTGGCCACCAGGCTGGGGTGGAGGAGCTCCCCATTCCCTTCCAGAGTCAGACGGCAAGTCTTTCCAAAGCCACCTCATGGTTTAGAGCAGCTTCTGCTTGTCGCTGTCCTGCTAAAAGACCATCTGGGGTCTTCTGTGAGAGGGGCAGGGCTCAAAGCCCTTCATGTCCCATGCCACCGAGCCACTCCTCACCCAGCTCTTTCCACACCCTCCACCTGCCCAGAGCCCAAGAATCTATTTGACTGCAAGCTCCAGCTGGGCCAGGACGGGCAGGGTCCCGACCTGTCACCTCTGGGGTGGGGTGGTCTCTAGGCCGCCCTGATACCCCTCCCTGGACCTGGTTCATTCAGGAAGCAGACGAATGACTCTGGGCATAGATTTAGTTCCATTTAGGAACCTCCTGGTTCCCTAGATGGAAAAGCCACCTGAGTCCCGGCAGACTTCTTACCCTTGTCACCAGGCACAGGAGCTCCCCTGATGGGGCTTGGGGGAGCCCATGGAGGGGACCACAAAGAGTGGGGCACAGTGAAGCTGCTCACCGTGGTCCATGCGAGAACCAGGAGAGGAACTGCCTCCTCTGCTCTCAAACCCTCTATGCTTCTCCCCCAGGGTATCCGATATCATAGCACAACACACACGAGAGAGGGAAGAGCCCCCCAACGGCTGGCACTGAGCCCAAGGGTCACAGCACATGCCTAGGGATGCCTAGCAGGTGTTTAGTGTTTTCTCCCTGAGGACAAGGTGCTTCCACCCTTGACATTTAATGAAGCATCATTATGACCCCAGAAACTTCTACAGAGTTCTGAGCATCTCATAGCAGCAGGAAACGCACCCAGCACAAGCATGACCACCCACTCCCGTCAACTGGAAGGTGAGCTGTACTGTGCCCAGGGCCTttgccaggcactctgctgggCGCTCGCAAAAGGCGACCTCATATGCTCTTCATTATGGCTTTACCTGGtgcattttatccattttacagatgagaaaatgaggcTCAGTTTACCCAGCCAGAAAAGGGCAGAGGGCATGTGAACTGGGTTAATCTGACCCTCCCAACTTCTCCTCAGGCCTGGGCCAAAGTATCAGGCTTCACAAACCCTCTGCCTCAAAACTGCTAAAAGTTCTGGCCAAAGTAATCTGGGTTCCACTGTGTGGGTTTTGCGAGATCCTGCAACGCCTGTTCCACCAACACCCTCTCCTTGACCAGCATCCCGCCCCATTTATTCCTCCTCCTGTCGGGAAAGCCCACACCCCAGTGAGCCAAGACTTCCCTGCTGCGCTGTGTTGCAGTGGCACCATGACCCTtccaggcaggggtgggaggagctTGTTTTACCTACAGGATGACATTTCTGGAATGGGGCCCATTCACAATCCTACCAACTATGTATTTCAGACAGTCAGGGAATCAGTGAAATGTTACCATCTGGAGGATCTTAGTTATATCAGCAAATATCTGTATCTATGATGTCGTACTTTCTCCAGCACTCAAAATCACTTCTCTTGCCTTGTATTCCAATAATGTTTGGAGCTTGAAAAGTCATGGAGTCTGAAAAAATGGATTTAGACTAGGGATTCTCATCCTCAGCGCTACCAACATTTGCGCTGGCGAAGTCCCTACTGCAGGCAGCTAACCTCCCTGACCTCCACCCACTACCTGCCAATCGCATCCCTCCCCGAGTTGGGACAACCAAAAACATCTCCAGATGTTGCCAAACATCCCCTGGGGAAGCAGACTGTCCCCAGATAAGAACCACAGCATAGCCTGATCTTGCAAGACTGGTCTGTATCAGCAGCCACTGACAGAACCCCTTCCCCGACTCTCTGGGGAAATATGAAAATTCTTTCTAAACCCCTCGCCCCTGAGAACCGTGTGGCCCAGAGCTGATCCCACCTGGCTGGGGACGTGGGGGTGGAAGTGAGAAGGAAGGAGCAGGGGGACCAGAAGCAGCAAGAAAAGACAATGGAAAAGCTTTTAGAAATAAGAAAGGTTTATTTAGCAAAAAGCCACCAGACTAGTGACGACATCCATGGAGTAAGTGCACTTACATGAACAGAATCTTTGCCCAGAGAGTTGATCCAACAGAGTTAATGACACAAAATAGTTTCAGGAAGAAGTAGAGGGTCAGGAGGACACAGTCAGGCAAAGAGTCAATCAAAGGGACACAACTAAACAGAAGCAGCTGCGAGAGGGGAGGCCACGGGGCCTTGCAGAGAGCACGGACAGGGGCAGAAGCAGGAGAGTCGTTGTCACCTCACCAGGCAGTCTGTCC
This window harbors:
- the SPATA46 gene encoding spermatogenesis-associated protein 46, whose amino-acid sequence is MEKFSLLSISEPRISSSVLSTFPNITSSRATSLPDGVLGDPQNGEQLRRNCAIYRPWFSPYSYFICTDKGSHLETYGLPEGQRDQGTGRSRLPEDLARSSPSSSSSAENPCSLGATEKSRHGRGPGDSITTQDILMASKWYQVQQNGYKCAACCRMYPTLHSLKSHIKWGFQEGFSCRVHYRKLKAYWATGRARPGDTPSGGSGQAFK